Proteins encoded within one genomic window of Gasterosteus aculeatus chromosome 18, fGasAcu3.hap1.1, whole genome shotgun sequence:
- the znf410 gene encoding zinc finger protein 410, translated as MLSDELDSKPELLVQFVQNASIPMVQGLEDSGCKHSCLPLLGPAESSLCIPLELTDGGLSHEPERSPSLGGFGGVSEQCPLMVQAHPHPRASPSPPPILHDLQQSDSTSYVLLNLAKGITASSESLIFAADGAGDDDDEGVSSGDYGVDGSAPWYLRVQELAHDSLIAATRAQLARDAKASQDARAASVSNGDHTHCLAEDERELQPRTSRPPLSKQILRCSFEGCCRTFTWPAHLKYHLKTHRNDRMFRCGAEGCGKSFYVLQRLQVHMRTHNGEKPFICKEKNCGKKFTTAGNLKNHRRVHTGEKPFLCEADGCGRSFAEYSSLRKHMLVHSGEKPHHCGICGKTFSQSGSRNVHMRKRHGEEGLSSESRETGEALTHSSLLEADGENGMVTMTTAVEPMDLHHAMLRSPGSADAVVVLSQPHGLVTMATEGHAYGDDAVALL; from the exons ATGCTTTCTGATGAGCTCGACTCCAAACCAGAG cTGCTGGTGCAGTTTGTGCAGAACGCGTCCATCCCGATGGTCCAGGGTCTGGAGGACTCGGGGTGCAAACACTCCTGCCTGCCTCTGCTGGGTCCAGCTGAGAGCTCGCTGTGCATCCCGCTGGAGCTCACAG ATGGAGGCCTGAGCCACGAGCCCGAGCGTTCTCCCTCCCTGGGGGGGTTCGGAGGCGTGTCAGAGCAATGTCCGTTGATGGTGCAGGCGCACCCTCACCCGCGGGCCTCGCCCAGCCCCCCACCCATCCTCCATGACCTCCAGCAGTCGGACAGCACGTCCTACGTCCTGCTGAACCTCGCTAAAG GCATCACGGCTTCCTCAGAGTCGCTGATCTTCGCGGCGGACGGCGCGGGGGATGACGACGACGAGGGCGTCTCGTCGGGGGACTACGGGGTCGACGGCAGCGCTCCCTGGTACCTGCGGGTCCAGGAGCTGGCGCACGACAGCCTGATCGCCGCCACGCGCGCGCAGCTCGCCAGAGACGCCAAAGCCAGCCAGGACGCCAGGGCGGCGAGCGTCAGTAACG GCGATCACACGCACTGTTTAGCGGAAGACGAGCGCGAGCTGCAGCCTCGGaccagccgcccccccctctcaaaGCAGAtcctccgctgctcctttgAGGGTTGCTGCAGGACGTTCACCTGGCCCGCGCATCTCAAATACCACCTCAAAACACACAG GAACGACCGGATGTTCAGGTGCGGCGCGGAGGGCTGCGGGAAGAGCTTCTACGTGCTGCAGAGGCTGCAGGTTCACATGAGGACTCACAACGGCGAGAAGCCCTTCATCTGCAAGGAGAAGAACTGCGGCAAGAAGTTCACCACGGCCGGGAACCTGAAGAACCACAGACGCGTGCACACAG GGGAGAAGCCTTTTCTGTGTGAAGCAGATGGTTGTGGGCGATCCTTCGCCGAGTATTCCAGTCTACGAAAACACATGCTCGTGCATTCTG GCGAGAAGCCGCACCACTGCGGGATCTGTGGGAAGACTTTCTCCCAGTCCGGCAGCAGAAACGTCCACATGAGGAAGAGACACGGGGAGGAGGGGCTCAgcagtgaaagcagagaaacag GAGAGGCTCTGACACACAGCAGCCTGCTGGAGGCCGACGGCGAAAACGGTAtggtcaccatgacgacggccGTTGAACCCATGGATCTCCACCACGCCATGCTGAGGTCACCAG gcTCTGCAGACGCTGTGGTCGTTCTCTCGCAGCCGCATGGACTGGTGACCATGGCGACCGAAGGCCATGCGTACGGAGACGATGCGGTGGCGCTGCTTTGA